In Carya illinoinensis cultivar Pawnee chromosome 7, C.illinoinensisPawnee_v1, whole genome shotgun sequence, the following are encoded in one genomic region:
- the LOC122316381 gene encoding glycine-rich protein 5-like: protein MQLMKSVPPAETQATIIVVWLPPGGDPICDDGGTELKGEGPKTGGNWPCWGVGGREYARGGAAVVGGNIGCGVGPYVGTRGGAGGIMVVGVGDGGVLCGGGEFGDGTGLMVGLGGDTSCGAGAGAVCGFGGGTEPFEGVGPVGGDAATGGGVGVGPLFGVGGGNEGGTGSIGCDLGGETGLIVGVGIRLHSEIILSLLGTKYQLGACLSGDCRFLLSLF, encoded by the coding sequence ATGCAATTAATGAAGAGCGTACCGCCTGCGGAGACACAGGCAACGATAATAGTTGTGTGGTTGCCTCCGGGCGGTGACCCAATTTGTGACGACGGTGGGACAGAGTTAAAAGGAGAAGGCCCAAAGACTGGCGGGAACTGGCCATGTTGGGGAGTGGGTGGCAGGGAATATGCTCGTGGTGGTGCTGCTGTAGTTGGAGGTAATATTGGTTGCGGAGTTGGACCATATGTTGGAACCCGCGGAGGCGCTGGAGGTATAATGGTAGTTGGTGTTGGTGATGGTGGTGTTTTATGCGGTGGTGGTGAGTTTGGGGATGGAACTGGACTAATGGTGGGACTTGGTGGAGATACAAGTTGCGGTGCTGGAGCTGGAGCAGTGTGCGGTTTTGGTGGCGGAACAGAACCGTTCGAGGGGGTTGGGCCTGTTGGCGGAGATGCTGCAACTGGTGGGGGCGTTGGGGTTGGGCCATTATTCGGTGTTGGCGGTGGAAATGAAGGTGGTACTGGTTCAATTGGTTGTGATCTTGGTGGTGAAACCGGACTGATTGTAGGAGTTGGAATTAGATTGCATTCAGAAATTATATTATCGTTACTTGGTACCAAATATCAGTTGGGTGCATGCCTGAGTGGAGATTGTCGGTTCCTTTTGTCACTCTTCTGA